In Vigna angularis cultivar LongXiaoDou No.4 chromosome 8, ASM1680809v1, whole genome shotgun sequence, one DNA window encodes the following:
- the LOC108320713 gene encoding uncharacterized protein LOC108320713, with protein MEGIAGHWFRFWKEKARNRSWAGLKEALVVRFGGRNRGTVFERLASCKQSGSVGDYIQEFEVLVGQAEKIPEAQLMGYFMAGLQEGIRNQLRLLDPKEFMDVMRLARDVEAFQAGARASGGIISKGQTWGKPSGSVARVDPSRHNQNRTGTVEKEGGPRREGERTFSNAQGRNVRDLPYAEYVKRREEGRCFRCGGPFGPGHRCPERGLRMVILAEDEEPGGEEEVEVELEPMELSAFSAGGLTQPRTMKLHGQIGTKQVLILIDSGASHNSISRELVEDLALPVVDTPPYRVSLGDGQRKETRGCCEAVTIHMGEVVINERFHLFELGGVDVILGVEWLAKLGEVTLNWGQLTMAYIQAGRKMTIKGDPTLTRRLVEPAALLKMKEVEVWLLMWELGETEKEEEQRPYAQVKETFGPELTRKQTFDMMRILEGYANVFHEPNGLPPDRGMVHQIPLKEGTDPVNVRPYRYPHVMKGEIEKQVAEMLKAGVIRSSNSPYSSPVILVKKKDGSWRFCVDYKALNRATIPDKFPIPLIEELLDELRGAKYFSKVDLKSGYHQIRMGAGDIEKTAFRTHQGHYEFMVMPFGLTNAPATFQSAMNKLLQPYLRKFVLVFFDDILVYSRTWEEHLEHVGTVLRELVAHRWVANMKKCEFGRTQIGYLGHRISGPPDIREGCRDGRRQGTSRAGVGKTEDGKGFEEISGTDGILQEVREGLWKDCQTLDRSS; from the coding sequence ATGGAAGGGATCGCAGGACACTGGTTCCGGTTTTGGAAGGAGAAAGCCAGGAACCGATCATGGGCAGGATTAAAAGAAGCGTTGGTGGTTCGGTTTGGAGGCAGAAATCGAGGAACAGTCTTCGAGAGGCTGGCATCCTGTAAACAATCAGGATCCGTGGGAGACTATATCCAAGAATTCGAGGTGTTGGTGGGCCAAGCAGAAAAAATACCCGAGGCACAGTTGATGGGGTATTTCATGGCAGGACTACAGGAGGGGATTCGTAACCAACTCAGGTTGCTTGACCCGAAGGAGTTCATGGACGTCATGAGACTAGCAAGGGACGTGGAGGCGTTCCAAGCTGGAGCAAGGGCAAGCGGGGGAATCATCAGCAAAGGACAAACGTGGGGAAAACCGAGCGGTTCAGTGGCAAGGGTGGATCCTAGCCGCCACAATCAGAACCGAACGGGTACCGTTGAGAAGGAAGGAGGCCCAAGGAGAGAAGGCGAACGTACGTTCTCTAACGCTCAAGGCAGGAACGTACGAGATTTACCGTACGCTGAGTACGTCAAACGTAGGGAGGAAGGGAGGTGTTTCAGGTGTGGAGGACCGTTCGGTCCGGGGCATCGCTGTCCAGAAAGGGGACTACGGATGGTGATATTGGCAGAAGACGAGGAGCCAGGAGGGGAAGAAGAGGTGGAGGTTGAACTCGAACCAATGGAGCTATCTGCTTTCTCGGCAGGAGGGCTCACCCAGCCCAGAACGATGAAGCTGCATGGGCAGATAGGGACGAAGCAGGTTCTGATTCTGATTGACAGTGGCGCCAGCCACAATTCCATAAGCAGGGAATTGGTAGAAGATCTGGCATTACCCGTAGTAGATACACCACCCTACAGGGTGAGTTTGGGGGATGGACAGAGAAAGGAGACGAGGGGGTGCTGTGAGGCAGTAACGATCCACATGGGAGAGGTTGTGATCAATGAACGATTTCACCTGTTCGAGTTGGGCGGAGTGGATGTGATACTCGGGGTAGAATGGTTGGCCAAGCTGGGCGAGGTAACCTTAAATTGGGGGCAGCTAACTATGGCGTACATTCAAGCAGGGCGCAAAATGACAATTAAAGGAGACCCAACTCTAACTCGGAGATTGGTGGAACCTGCAGCGTTGCTTAAGATGAAGGAAGTAGAGGTCTGGTTGCTAATGTGGGAGCTTGGGGAGACAGAAAAGGAGGAGGAGCAAAGACCGTACGCTCAGGTAAAAGAAACGTTCGGTCCGGAGTTGACAAGGAAGCAGACGTTCGACATGATGCGAATCTTGGAAGGGTACGCGAACGTATTTCACGAGCCGAACGGACTACCGCCAGATAGGGGAATGGTTCATCAAATTCCCTTAAAAGAAGGTACGGACCCCGTGAATGTAAGGCCGTACAGATATCCCCATGTGATGAAGGGGGAGATTGAGAAACAGGTGGCGGAAATGCTGAAAGCGGGCGTTATAAGGTCGAGCAACAGTCCATATTCGAGCCCGGTGATTttggtaaagaagaaggatggcagctggAGATTTTGTGTGGACTACAAGGCCTTAAACCGAGCCACTATACCTGATAAATTCCCTATTCCATTGATAGAGGAGTTGTTAGACGAACTAAGGGGGGCCAAATACTTTTCAAAGGTGGATTTGAAGTCAGGCTATCATCAGATACGAATGGGAGCAGGCGACATAGAGAAAACGGCTTTCCGGACACACCAGGGTCACTACGAATTCATGGTGATGCCGTTCGGCCTAACCAACGCACCAGCCACTTTTCAGAGTGCCATGAACAAACTGTTGCAGCCTTATCTGCGGAAATTCGTACTGGTATTCTTTGATGATATACTGGTGTATAGCCGTACTTGGGAGGAGCACTTGGAGCATGTGGGGACGGTGCTAAGGGAGCTCGTGGCACATCGATGGGTAGCCAACATGAAGAAATGTGAGTTCGGCCGAACTCAAATAGGATATCTGGGCCACCGGATATCCGGGCCACCGGATATCCGAGAAGGGTGTAGAGATGGACGAAGACAAGGTACGAGCCGTGCTGGAGTGGGAAAAACCGAAGACGGTAAAGGCTTTGAGGAGATTTCTGGGACTGACGGGATATTACAGGAGGTTCGTGAAGGATTATGGAAAGATTGCCAGACCCTTGACCGATCTTCTTAA
- the LOC108320715 gene encoding receptor-like protein EIX2: MEQRDPKFSFHSIEPFTEGRIPSWDFYLDGNCLEGDVTESHLSKFSKLRFLSLSDNSLSLKIDPNWVPPFQIIYLGLRSCKLGPSFPSWLQTQRSLVSLDISDNRLKGSVPKLFWDNLQNVEYLNMSQNNLTGAIPNNISFKLFNRPSIFLNSNNFEGKIPQFLLQIPVSMGSLVKLNVLVLRNNNLTGELASTLKNYSNLIMLDVAENMFYGPIPSWIGESMQQLIILSMRGNHFSGHLPIQLCYLKHIQLLDLSRNMLSKGIPSCVEQVFKNPELQLKIIDISSNNLSESIDLSRNHFSGKIPSSLSEIDDLGKLDLSQNSLSGRIPWGRHFETFDGSSFEGNIDLCGEQLNKSCPGDGDQTIIKLSKAEATNDDEDSCFNEALYMSMGIGYFTGFWSLVGPMLLWRSWRNAYLRFLNKLTDSICDQLY, encoded by the exons ATGGAACAGCGAGATCCTAAATTCTCATTTCACTCAATTGAACCTTTTACCGAAGGGCGTATTCCTTCG TGGGACTTTTACTTGGATGGAAATTGCTTGGAGGGTGATGTCACTGAATCCcatctttcaaaattttccaaattaaGGTTCTTATCTTTGTCAGATAACTCCTTATCTCTAAAAATAGACCCTAACTGGGTTCCtccttttcaaataatatatttgggACTAAGATCTTGCAAGTTGGGTCCTAGCTTTCCTAGTTGGCTCCAGACTCAACGCTCTTTAGTTTCTCTGGATATTTCTGATAATCGGCTTAAGGGTTCAGTACCAAAATTGTTTTGGGACAACTTGCAAAATGTTGAATATTTGAATATGTCTCAGAATAATCTCACTGGTGCAATTCCTAATAATATATCATTCAAGCTTTTCAATAGACCGTCCATATTTctgaattcaaataattttgaagGCAAAATTCCGCAATTTTTACTACAA ATTCCTGTGTCCATGGGCAGCCTTGTTAAATTGAATGTCTTGGTTTTACGAAACAATAACCTGACGGGTGAATTAGCTTCCACTTTGAAGAATTACAGCAATTTAATTATGTTGGATGTGGctgaaaatatgttttatggCCCAATACCATCATGGATAGGAGAAAGTATGCAGCAATTGATAATCTTGAGCATGCGAGGGAATCACTTCTCTGGACATCTTCCTATTCAACTCTGTTATTTGAAGCACATTCAATTATTGGATCTTTCGAGAAATATGTTATCAAAAGGAATTCCATCAT GTGTGGAACAGGTGTTCAAGAATCCAGAGTTACAGCTTAAGATCATTGATATTTCAAGTAATAATTTAAGTG AGTCCATCGATTTATCAAGAAATCATTTCAGTGGGAaaattccttcttctctttctgaAATTGACGATCTGGGGAAACTAGACTTGTCACAGAACTCTCTTTCAGGAAGAATTCCATGGGGAAGACACTTTGAAACCTTTGATGGGTCTAGTTTTGAAGGAAACATTGATCTTTGTGGTGAACAACTCAATAAAAGTTGTCCTGGAGATGGAGATCAAACAATAATAAAGCTTTCAAAAGCTGAAGCAACCAATGATGATGAAGATAGCTGTTTCAATGAGGCATTATACATGAGCATGGGGATCGGATACTTCACTGGATTTTGGAGCTTAGTAGGGCCAATGCTACTTTGGCGTTCTTGGAGAAATGCTTATCTGAGATTCCTAAATAAATTGACAGACAGTATATGTGATCAGTTGTATTGA
- the LOC108320714 gene encoding receptor-like protein 35, with translation MLLSTWRDDDNSRDCCKWKGIQCDHQTGHVTILRLRGSDTQYLRGALNITSLFPLQNIQHLDLSYNEFIESHIPELMGSVTNLRYLNLSYSSFGGNIPTQLGSLSHLLSLDLSNNYFLRGDIPYQLVSLTNLRYLDLSYNNLDGKIPCQLGNMSQLRYLGLSANSFSGALPFQVGNLPYLQTLRLPGDFDVKPKDAHWLSNISSLTHLAIDGLHNPDWLHMIHYPKLGELRLVNCSLSDTHIHSLFYSPSNFSNSLTILDLSYNMLTSSTFQLLSNFSRNLQELYLSHNNIVLSSPVHSTFPSLVILDLSYNNMSSSVFRGIFNFSSKLQNLYLQNCSLGDDIFLMSAISITNSSSSLASLDLSSNLLKSSYIFYWLFNSTTNLRKLELNDNMLEGPIPDGFGKVMNSLEELYLSHNNIVLSSPVHSTFPSLVILDLSYNNMSSSVFQGIFNSSSKLQNLYLRNCSLRDDSFLMSAISITNSSSSHVLLYLSSNLLKSSSIFYWLFNSTTNLRTLELYDNMLEGPIPDGFGKVMNSLEVLDLYDNKLGGEIPSFFGNMCTLQRLPAFYL, from the exons ATGCTGCTGTCTACATGGAGAGATGACGACAACAGTCGAGATTGTTGCAAATGGAAAGGCATTCAATGTGACCATCAAACAGGTCATGTAACCATCCTTCGTCTCCGTGGTTCGGACACACAATATTTGAGAGGTGCACTCAATATCACTTCACTGTTTCCCTTGCAAAATATTCAACATTTGGATCTCAGCTACAATGAATTTATAGAGAGTCACATCCCAGAACTCATGGGCTCAGTTACCAACTTAAGATATCTCAATCTCTCCTATTCTTCTTTTGGTGGTAATATTCCTACCCAACTTGGAAGCCTTTCACATTTATTGTCTCTGGATTTAAGTAACAATTATTTTCTCCGTGGAGATATCCCTTATCAACTTGTAAGCCTTACAAATTTAAGGTATCTTGATCTCAGTTATAATAATCTTGATGGGAAAATCCCTTGTCAACTTGGAAATATGTCACAGTTGAGATACCTTGGTCTCAGTGCCAATTCATTTTCTGGAGCACTCCCTTTCCAGGTTGGGAATCTTCCTTACTTGCAAACTCTTAGACTTCCTGGTGATTTTGATGTCAAACCTAAGGATGCACACTGGCTGTCTAATATCTCTTCTCTAACACATCTTGCCATCGATGGTTTACATAACCCTGACTGGTTGCATATGATTCATTATCCAAAGCTAGGAGAGTTGAGACTAGTTAATTGTTCTCTTTCAGATACCCATATTCATTCTCTATTTTATTCACCTTCCAACTTTTCCAATTCTCTTACCATCCTTGACCTTTCTTATAATATGCTCACATCCTCAACATTTCAATTATTGTCTAACTTTAGCCGTAATCTTCAAGAGCTTTATCTTTCACATAATAACATTGTTTTGTCATCTCCAGTCCACTCAACCTTTCCTTCTCTTGTGATCCTTGACCTTTCCTATAATAACATGTCATCATCGGTCTTTCGAGGTATCTTCAACTTCAGttcaaaacttcaaaatctTTATTTGCAAAATTGTAGTCTTGGGGATGATATTTTTCTCATGTCAGCTATTTCAATAACGAATTCTTCGTCTTCTCTTGCCTCGCTTGATCTCTCCTCAAATCTATTGAAATCATCATACATATTTTACTGGCTCTTCAACTCCACTACCAATCTTCGTAAACTTGAACTTAATGACAACATGTTGGAAGGTCCCATTCCAGATGGATTTGGGAAAGTAATGAACTCTCTTGAAGAGCTTTATCTTTCACATAATAACATTGTTTTGTCATCTCCAGTCCACTCAACCTTTCCTTCTCTTGTGATCCTTGACCTTTCCTATAATAACATGTCATCATCTGTCTTTCAAGGTATCTTCAACTCCAGTTCGAAACTTCAAAATCTTTATTTGCGAAATTGTAGTCTTAGGGATGATAGTTTTCTGATGTCAGCTATTTCAATTACGAATTCTTCGTCTTCTCATGTCTTGCTTTATCTCTCCTCAAATCTGTTGAAATCATCATCCATATTTTACTGGCTCTTCAACTCCACTACCAATCTTCGTACACTTGAACTTTATGATAACATGTTGGAAGGTCCCATTCCAGATGGATTTGGGAAAGTAATGAACTCTCTTGAAGTTCTTGACCTCTATGATAACAAACTGGGAGGCGAGATTCCATCTTTCTTTGGGAACATGTGCACATTGCAGAG ATTACCGGCATTCTACCTATAA